In Pyrus communis chromosome 1, drPyrComm1.1, whole genome shotgun sequence, the following are encoded in one genomic region:
- the LOC137747195 gene encoding GDSL esterase/lipase EXL3-like yields MHAVAGGLGLFSPKLGRLQMLSYVIFVIFFCNIISKNNVIEAAVPAVIVFGDSIVDTGNNNENFRTFARCNFLPYGKDLKGGMPTGRYSNGKVPPDFIVEALGIKELLPAYLDPTLQPNDLLTGVVIAAGGAGYDPLTAKLAAVASLSDQLKQFKEYMEKLKGIVGEEKTNFIIQNSLILVVAGSNDISNTYFLSGVRKLEYDVPSYTDFMLKYASDFIKDLYGLGARRIGVLSAPPIGCVPSQRTLNGGIQRDCDEKQNQASQLFNSKLSVEMDHLNKNLPNSRVVYIDIYNPLLDLINNPAKYGFEVANKGCCGTGTIEVTKLCNQLQPAGVCIDDSKYVFWDSYHPTERAYKIIVKQILDNYPSLVI; encoded by the exons ATGCATGCAGTTGCAGGAGGACTAGGGCTATTTAGTCCTAAACTGGGCAGGCTGCAGATGCTGTCATATGTAATTTTCGTGATTTTCTTCTGCAATATTATTAGTAAGAATAACGTCATTGAGGCAGCTGTCCCGGCTGTTATTGTATTCGGAGATTCGATTGTTGATACCGGCAACAACAACGAAAACTTCAGGACATTTGCACGCTGCAATTTCCTTCCCTACGGAAAAGACCTCAAGGGAGGAATGCCAACCGGCAGATATTCCAATGGAAAGGTTCCCCCAGACTTCATAG TGGAAGCATTGGGAATCAAGGAGCTGTTGCCGGCATATTTGGATCCAACCCTGCAGCCTAATGACCTCCTTACCGGTGTTGTCATAGCTGCCGGTGGTGCAGGTTATGATCCATTGACAGCAAAACTTGCG GCAGTTGCATCGCTATCTGACCAATTGAAACAGTTCAAGGAGTACATGGAAAAGCTGAAAGGAATTGTTGGAGAGGAGAAAACAAACTTCATCATACAAAACAGTCTGATTCTTGTGGTAGCCGGCAGCAACGATATTTCTAATACCTATTTTCTTAGCGGTGTTAGGAAATTGGAGTATGACGTTCCTTCTTACACCGACTTCATGCTCAAATATGCCTCTGATTTTATCAAG GACTTGTATGGATTGGGGGCACGAAGAATAGGCGTACTAAGTGCACCACCTATCGGATGTGTGCCATCTCAACGAACGTTAAATGGAGGCATACAAAGAGATTGTgacgaaaaacaaaaccaagcATCACAGCTGTTCAATTCCAAGCTCTCTGTGGAGATGGACCACCTTAACAAAAACCTGCCAAACTCGAGAGTGGTCTACATTGACATCTATAATCCGCTACTCGATCTCATAAACAACCCAGCTAAATACG GGTTTGAAGTTGCGAATAAAGGGTGTTGTGGTACTGGCACCATTGAAGTAACAAAACTGTGCAACCAGCTCCAACCTGCAGGAGTCTGCATAGATGACTCTAAGTATGTTTTTTGGGACAGCTACCATCCAACCGAAAGAGCGTACAAGATCATTGTGAAGCAGATTCTCGACAATTATCCCAGCCTCGTCATCTGA
- the LOC137729476 gene encoding GDSL esterase/lipase EXL3-like codes for MTTLLLRFFLFVCCGLVILGNQAVGGDVVKLPPNATIPAVFMFGDSIVDTGNNNVNLKTPARCNFPPYGREFEGGISTGRYSNGKVPSDLIVEKLGIKALLPAYLDPNLQPNDLLTGVSFAVGATGYDPMTAQIVAVTPLSDQLRQFEEYIGKLKGIVGEERANFILANSLCFVVASSNDIANSYFVAGVRKLEYDVPSYTDLMLNHASDFFKGLYALGARRIGVFSAPPIGCLPSQRTLGGGVERDCADKPNQAAMLFNSKLSAELDDLKNNLPNSMLIYVDIYNPLLDMIINPTNYGFEVSNKGCCGSGKLEVSILCNRFDPETCTDDSHYLFWDSYHPTEGAYKIIVDELITKYLPRLV; via the exons ATGACCACAttattattgagattttttctgtttgtttgttgtGGTCTGGTGATTTTGGGAAACCAAGCGGTTGGAGGTGATGTCGTTAAGCTGCCGCCTAATGCAACGATTCCCGCTGTGTTTATGTTTGGCGATTCCATCGTCGATACAGGGAACAATAACGTCAACCTGAAGACGCCAGCTCGGTGCAATTTCCCTCCGTACGGCAGGGAGTTCGAAGGAGGAATATCTACTGGAAGATATTCCAATGGAAAGGTTCCCTCTGACCTCATAG TGGAAAAGTTAGGTATTAAAGCGCTTCTGCCAGCCTATTTGGATCCAAACCTACAGCCCAATGATCTGCTTACAGGTGTCAGCTTTGCCGTTGGTGCCACCGGATATGATCCTATGACGGCCCAGATTGTG GCAGTTACACCACTGTCCGATCAACTGCGGCAATTTGAAGAGTACATAGGAAAGCTCAAAGGAATTGTGGGAGAAGAGAGAGCAAACTTCATCTTAGCCAACAGTCTATGTTTTGTGGTAGCAAGCAGCAACGATATTGCCAATTCATACTTTGTTGCCGGCGTTAGGAAGTTAGAGTACGATGTTCCTTCTTACACTGACCTCATGCTCAATCATGCTTCTGATTTCTTTAAG GGATTGTATGCATTGGGGGCACGAAGAATTGGTGTTTTCAGTGCACCACCTATTGGGTGTCTGCCATCTCAGAGGACTTTAGGAGGAGGCGTGGAAAGAGATTGTGCAGATAAACCAAACCAAGCAGCCATGCTCTTTAACTCCAAGCTCTCTGCTGAGCTGGACGACCTCAAGAATAACCTACCTAACTCGATGCTGATTTACGTCGACATCTACAACCCACTTCTGGATATGATAATCAACCCTACTAATTACG GGTTTGAAGTTTCGAACAAAGGGTGTTGCGGGAGTGGGAAGCTGGAGGTGTCCATTCTGTGCAATCGATTCGACCCAGAGACGTGTACGGATGACTCTCATTATCTATTTTGGGACAGCTACCATCCAACTGAGGGCGCCTACAAAATCATCGTCGACGAACTCATAACAAAATATCTCCCCCGCTTGGTTTAA